One stretch of Ornithinimicrobium ciconiae DNA includes these proteins:
- a CDS encoding DUF3040 domain-containing protein, with product MPLSEHEQRVLEQMEQALYAEDPRFATSLVGKSEARARRRRAALGLLIAIAGLAMVLLAVTLHQIWIGGLGFAAMVFGGVWAMTSPRTKGATLGTVDAKGNVTLHAKAGGKSGKTTGGKTTGGKNTGHRNTGLMDRFEERWDKRREDGPF from the coding sequence GTGCCGCTCTCCGAGCACGAGCAGCGAGTTCTCGAGCAGATGGAGCAGGCGCTCTACGCCGAGGATCCGCGCTTCGCCACGTCCTTGGTCGGCAAGAGCGAGGCCCGCGCCAGGCGGCGCCGTGCGGCGCTCGGCCTACTCATCGCGATCGCCGGTCTGGCCATGGTCCTGCTCGCAGTCACCCTGCACCAGATCTGGATCGGCGGCCTCGGTTTCGCCGCGATGGTCTTTGGCGGCGTCTGGGCCATGACCTCTCCGCGGACCAAGGGCGCCACCCTTGGCACCGTCGACGCCAAGGGCAATGTCACCCTTCACGCCAAGGCCGGGGGCAAGAGCGGCAAGACCACCGGCGGCAAGACCACCGGTGGCAAGAACACCGGCCACCGGAACACCGGACTGATGGACCGCTTCGAGGAGCGCTGGGACAAGCGCCGCGAAGACGGCCCCTTCTAG